Genomic DNA from Chloroflexota bacterium:
ATTTCTGTTGCGACGACAGCCAGCGTCCGAGTTGCAAAAAGGATCATGGTGATCAGCCAGACCGTACGCGGCGAGTTCAACCATGTATAGGCACACTTGAAGTAATTCATTTGGATGTCCTCCGAATTCATTTTTCGGAGGCATCCTACAAAAACCTTGTTTCCAAATTGTTGACAAGATAGGCACAAAAAAAGAGTGGACTGTCTTCACAGTCCACTCCACACACGTTCGTCGAATTTACTTGGCGCGTTTACAAATCAACCTCACTCAGCGATTCATTTTGAGGATGTCCTCGTAGAGCGATTGGATGTCGCGCCCAGGTTGCATGTTCATTTCCTCATGAAGGAGTTGTTTCAGCTTTTCGTAAAGGGCAATTGCCGCCGCGCGGTCACCCATCGAGACGTACGTCTCCATCGCACGTTTCCACGCGGTTTCCAAGAATGGCTCCACTTCGGTTGTTTTCAAAAACGTAGAGAGCGCAGAACCCAGGTCGCCGACTTCCAAATATGCCTCACCTAATGGCATCAGCGCCTCGTTATACACAAGCTTCAATCGTTCGCGTTCGTTGAGTGCCCAATGCGCGTCCAGGCGTTCCAGATATGGGCCGCGATACAATTCCAAGATCGGCTGCAAGCGCGCGATACGAGCTTGGGCGCTGAGCGCCAGATGCGCATGCGCCAAACCGCGTTCCAACTCTTGGACATCGTACCATTGATTCTCCGGTGCCAGCACGTATTGACCATTGACGAGTTGCACCGGACAAATCGCTTTACGAATCCGCGACACCGCAATGCGCAGCGCACCGTCGGCGCGTTCGGCGGACCAATCAGGCCAAATGAGATCGGCAATTTCCTCTCGCCGCGCGCCTTGCGGTAAACGGCTGAGGAGAAAGAAGAACACGTCTCTGACTTGAGTACGGATTTGCACAACTTCCGAACCGTCGACGACGATCTCTTCCTGTCCCAGAGTCCGAATGGTAAGCGAAGGAACATTTGTCGTGGTCGAGTCCGGCTCGGCGATCAGAATCGGCTGCATTTGTCCAAAAATCCGTTTGAAGCGTCGCCCGATGGGTTTCAGTCCGCTGGCAAATCGCAACGTGTCGATCGTCTGCCGACCTTCCACTGCTAAAAAGTGATCGTACCCCAAGGTTTCGACCAGGGCATCCACTTGGATCAGATGACGTTTAGCTTCATCCTCACGCTTTTGAATGCGACAGAGATGCGCGAAATGATATTCCGCCACAGCTTCCAAATGCTTGTTCCCAGCGCGCCGAAAGGACTGGGCGGCAGCGTCAACCAATTTGTAAGCCGATTTGAATGCTCTTCGGTCACTTGCCAATAATCCCTGGGACAACTTCAACTGCCCGCGTGCTACAAGCGATTTGAGATCGATTCCTTCGGCTGCCAATTGAAACCACTCGCGCGCGCGTTCGGGCGAACCCAGCAGACGTTGCATGTGTCCGAGAGCCACGCGATTGTAAAAGATGAGCTGTGCTTCTTGCCCCATTTCAGCGGCTCGCAAACTTTCTGTATAGAACTCCATGGCGCGAGCATATTGACCCTGGTCGCGCCACAGATCGCCCAACGACGAAAGAACCGCAGCTTCAATTCTCGCCCAGCCGCCCTGCCTTGCCTTGACCAGCGCGTCTTGGAGAACGTGTTCCGCCGCCTCGATTTCGCCTCTGAAGAGATAAGCCATCCCGAGGTTGTTGAGTGTGTTTGCCGCGGCATTGGAATCGTCCAGGCGTTCCCATAAAGCCAATGCTTCTTTATAGCGGTCGATGGCTTCGGCGATGCGACCGCTTGCCCGCGCTACAATCCCCAAATCGGAATTCACGTTCGCTTGACTGACTAAATCATCGCCGACCTGGAAAAGTATGCGCGCTTGTTTCAAGTCGGCGTACGCTTCCTTTAGTTTTCCAAGATGATATTTCGCTAGACCGCGCAAATGCAGACTCGCCGCATGCAAATGCTCGCGTGCCGGGCGATTCCTGACCTTGCCGAGTAACGCCACAAGCTTTCGACTTTCGGCGATGCACTCGCGATAGCGACCCAGGAATCGCAAAACGGTGGCTTTGAACACGAGCTTGTCGCCGGCGGAAGCATAGTCGCCGGCCCGGCGAAAACCCCGGATGGCTTGATCGAAGAGCAGCACGGCTTGTTCCTGCTCGCCCTGAGCCATACAAATTTTCCCTTTGAGGCTCAACAAATGCGGATTCGCCAATACCTTGCTTTCCGGCAAGATTTGAACCCAATGCGTCGACCTGGCAATGTCCGAGCGTTTGCGTAGCGACGCTTCGACGGATTGCAAAATCACAATCGCTTCTTCGGTACGTCCGAGAGCAAGATAGATTTCGACAGCGCGATCCCATTGTCCCTGCTGTTCGTTCAGCCGGGCACACGCCAATTCAAGTTGTTCAAACCAAGCCGGGTGTTCGCTCTTCAAACGCGTACGCAAAAAATCGCGGAGGAGCGGATGATAGACAAACAGATCATTTGCTCCCTCCAAGCGCGTAAGGAAGAGTTGTTGCTCCCACACGATTTCCAAATAGGTTTTCGAGTCAGCTAACCCAGGGAGCTGGTCGAGAAGGTCCGGCGAGAGTGGCTCGAGCACCGCGGAGCCAAGCATGAAACGACGCACCTCCTCCGGTTGGCGCGCCAAGATTTGTTCGGCGAAATAGTCAAATAAGGAGCCGGTGATTTCCGGCGCGGTCAACACATCTTCCACGAGGGAACGCCAACCGGCGCGTTGTCCCATCAACAACAACGCCGTGATCCATCCAGCCGTGATTTGCGCTAGCTCTTGAGCGCGGGACGTAGGAACCGTCAGTCCATAGTTTTGTTGAACGAACGCTTGTATCTCCGGCGCGGTGAAGCACAACTCGTTGATTCCGATTCCATCTATCTGCCCGCGCGCACGCATCAAGATTTCGTCGGGCAAGTCGACGAGCACCCGCGAGTTGATGAAGAAATGACAATCCTCGGCAGCGTATCGAATGAGCCACGCGATCAGTTGACCGATCATTTCATTTTCGATCACGTGACAATCGTCCAAGACCATAACGACATGATCGGGCAAACGAGCCAGCTCATTTGCCAGCAGAACGACGATGGATTGCAGAGATTCTTTAGTCTCTCTGGATTGCTCCAACGCCGCCAGCGCCTGAGCGCCGAACTTGGGAAAATGAACTCGAATCGCTTCGACGAGGTACGCCAGAAAGACATGCGGGGTGTTGTCGAACTCATCGAGGGTGAGCCACGCAACGGGGAAATCAACTTCATGCGCCCAGTCCACGAGCAGACTGGTCTTACCATAACCTGCCGGCGCAGAAATCAGGAAAACCTGTTTGTCGACTTGAGCGTGGAGGTGATCGATCAAACGCGGACGGCGCAATAGTTCGCGTCGGCGTTGAGGAAGACGAGTCTTGGCAATGGCTAAAGATGACGTGCGTCGAGTCATTCCGCTCTCATTATCTAGGCATGGTTGCGCGGCCATGAATAGGGAGAAGAACCAATCCAGGCAGCGGATGATCGTCGTGAGGGCATTGTGTCAATTCGCTCTTCTGGTTGAGAAGCCGCGCAATTATTTTCGTCAGAGCGCGATGAACAAAGAAAGAGGGTGATGCAGGGGTAGTCCGAATAGCAACAGCAGGAAAGCACACGTAAAAAACATTATAGCCCGGATAGTCATTTCGTCAACGTTCCAACGCGTTCCAACGCGGAAATTTTACCAGTCGAGTAACCGCAGCCCCATCTAGTTAAGGCAATGGAGCACGAAATCAAAGGATTTTTCCAAAACAGGTCTTCCTTTCAGTCATTCTTCAGTTTTCTGTCAGAATCGCCTGCTATAATATCTGCAAGAATTTCGCCTCATTCTGCCGTTGAGAGACTCGAAATTCTCTCCATCTCGCGTGGCAACAAGCTAATCGCGAGTTATCCAACTATACGCCAATCTATCGAACTGAGAGAAGAAGACATGTCGGAAAAATTTCTAGTTGCCTGGGATTTCTCGAAAAAGGCAAATGCAACATTTTACAGAATCGTCAGGGACGAGTTCGGTACATCTCACCCCGGTGGCGCGTACGAAATGATTCAACGCAGCGTCGCCATGTGCTGCGATGATTTTACGGCGAGTCGCATGGTCGCGTTAGCTGAATACTTTGGCGCGCAAGTGAGATACTTTGCGATTCGGCGAACTGACCTCAATGGCGAAATGCTCGACAACGCGCGTGCGTTCGTGGATCGCATTCTACATCAGCGTCTCAGTCATCGCGGACGACGTCCTTCGGCGAAAGCCAGGAAACGAATTTAACGATGCAATTACATCTTTTTAAGTATGACCAATATTGATTGACCCAGGTGAGTGACTCGTGAAGAAAAAGAAAATCTTTCCCATTCTCGATCCCGTCGTCGACGATCTCTGCGCTCTGCTCGCGCGTATCTACGCGAGCGACGCTGAATCAAAAAACGACGCAAATAGCAAAGATACGCCAGCATCAGGCACATCTGTGTCTGATGAACCACCTACATCAAATCCACCTCAGTCGTAAATCATTATCCAAGGGGAAGAATATCGAATGGTTACTCAAGTCGCGCTTTATGCGCGCGTCAGCAGCGAACAACAAGTCGAAGGGTTTAGTATCGAGGCGCAGCTCCGCGCCATGCGCGAATTTGCCGCCGCGCAACATTGGACGATCTTTCGGGAGTACGTCGACGAAGGTTATTCGGCGAGCACCGCCGAGCGTCCTCAATTCCAAATCCTGTTACGCGATGCGAGCGTGCGCCTTTTCGACGGTCTGCTCATTCACAAACTGGATCGCCTTTATCGCAATGTGAGCCAGCTCCTCGAAATGGTCGATACGCTGGAGAAACAAGGCATCGCCTTGATTTCCGTACTCGAGCGCATCGATTTCAGCACGCCCTCCGGCAAAATGCTGCTCACCAACATCGGCATGATCAGCGAGTTTTACTTGAACAATTTGCGCGAAGAGACCGTCAAAGGCAAATACCAACGCGCGCTCTCGGGTCTATGGAATGGCGATATTCCTTACGGTTATTGCAAGGGCTTGTGCAGTCGCTGCGACGATCCCAATGGAAAAGGCTATTGTCCGGATTATGGACAGTCAGACAAGACCGTGGATCGTCGCTTGATCGCGCATCCCAAGGATAGCGTTGGGTTGAGTCTCGCATTCACCTGGCACTGCGCGGGCAAATTATCAGACCAAGACGTGACCGATCAACTCAATCGGTGTGGCTATCGCACGCGTTGTAAATTGACGAAGAAACCCGATCCCATCCACCCCGGCGGCTCTAAACCGTTTTCGAAAGACACGGTT
This window encodes:
- a CDS encoding tetratricopeptide repeat protein translates to MTRRTSSLAIAKTRLPQRRRELLRRPRLIDHLHAQVDKQVFLISAPAGYGKTSLLVDWAHEVDFPVAWLTLDEFDNTPHVFLAYLVEAIRVHFPKFGAQALAALEQSRETKESLQSIVVLLANELARLPDHVVMVLDDCHVIENEMIGQLIAWLIRYAAEDCHFFINSRVLVDLPDEILMRARGQIDGIGINELCFTAPEIQAFVQQNYGLTVPTSRAQELAQITAGWITALLLMGQRAGWRSLVEDVLTAPEITGSLFDYFAEQILARQPEEVRRFMLGSAVLEPLSPDLLDQLPGLADSKTYLEIVWEQQLFLTRLEGANDLFVYHPLLRDFLRTRLKSEHPAWFEQLELACARLNEQQGQWDRAVEIYLALGRTEEAIVILQSVEASLRKRSDIARSTHWVQILPESKVLANPHLLSLKGKICMAQGEQEQAVLLFDQAIRGFRRAGDYASAGDKLVFKATVLRFLGRYRECIAESRKLVALLGKVRNRPAREHLHAASLHLRGLAKYHLGKLKEAYADLKQARILFQVGDDLVSQANVNSDLGIVARASGRIAEAIDRYKEALALWERLDDSNAAANTLNNLGMAYLFRGEIEAAEHVLQDALVKARQGGWARIEAAVLSSLGDLWRDQGQYARAMEFYTESLRAAEMGQEAQLIFYNRVALGHMQRLLGSPERAREWFQLAAEGIDLKSLVARGQLKLSQGLLASDRRAFKSAYKLVDAAAQSFRRAGNKHLEAVAEYHFAHLCRIQKREDEAKRHLIQVDALVETLGYDHFLAVEGRQTIDTLRFASGLKPIGRRFKRIFGQMQPILIAEPDSTTTNVPSLTIRTLGQEEIVVDGSEVVQIRTQVRDVFFFLLSRLPQGARREEIADLIWPDWSAERADGALRIAVSRIRKAICPVQLVNGQYVLAPENQWYDVQELERGLAHAHLALSAQARIARLQPILELYRGPYLERLDAHWALNERERLKLVYNEALMPLGEAYLEVGDLGSALSTFLKTTEVEPFLETAWKRAMETYVSMGDRAAAIALYEKLKQLLHEEMNMQPGRDIQSLYEDILKMNR
- a CDS encoding recombinase family protein → MVTQVALYARVSSEQQVEGFSIEAQLRAMREFAAAQHWTIFREYVDEGYSASTAERPQFQILLRDASVRLFDGLLIHKLDRLYRNVSQLLEMVDTLEKQGIALISVLERIDFSTPSGKMLLTNIGMISEFYLNNLREETVKGKYQRALSGLWNGDIPYGYCKGLCSRCDDPNGKGYCPDYGQSDKTVDRRLIAHPKDSVGLSLAFTWHCAGKLSDQDVTDQLNRCGYRTRCKLTKKPDPIHPGGSKPFSKDTVRAMLKNQSYLGLVKYKGQLLQGTHPPLITREIFEQSQEVRKRWHRNASQRRAAPRVFMLTGVLRCAYCHFPMRGTTNPDGTRYYRDTAREYSKLCPRHGMLTAEELELELLDQLHRVRLPDVWRERIMQLATATPEQSQREEKRRLLNSQLERLQKLFVQGDMAEEDYDRRREKIRNELEEILAQEPAIIKQATRVPKRLSKYMDSASPLDRKRIVGMLLRSVHVGKNIERIEPRKPFMELFPGDRRT